CGACGCCAGCGTGAACAACGGCGCGAAAGGTATCGTCATCGCCGGTGTAGGAAATGGGAATATGAACAAAGCCTCGCTGGAAGCGGCAGAAAGAGCAGCTAAGAAAGGAGTGATCGTGGTCCGCAGCAGCCGCGTCGCGCTAGGGTTGGTGGGCCGCAACGTAGAAGTAAAAGACGACGATATGGGTTTCGTCGCTTCCGATGAGCTTAATCCGCAGAAATCACGAATTCTGCTGTCACTGGCGCTGCTGAAGCAACGTCCGGTTTCTCAGATCCAAGAGCTGTTCTATAGCTACTGAGCCACGGAGATTCTGGCGATCGGACCCAGTGATGAAGGCGTTGCGCTTAGTGGCGGGATTCATTGTGCTTACGGCCGCGTCTCGACTCTTGCTCGCGCAGGAAGCTGTCGCAACGCCTCTAGCTCTTAATCCTGAAGAAGGTTATGCCCAAAATCAATCGGCATCTGCCGATGTTCCAACCAAGGCCCAAGATGGTACTGGCCAGGCCTCGACCAGATCCAACGAGGCACAGGACCCTCACGAAGCATCTCCCGACTCAACTCTTGAGAATACAGTTGATGCAGCCGAGTCCGACGATGGTCCCAGACGCCAGCTTGTGCATTTCAACGAGTACCATGGTCCGTATTTCACCATCAGAGTAGGCGGCGGCTTTCTGTACGAGGCTGATGCGTATTCTCAAGATAGTGAGAGTAAACAACAGTTTTCCATGTCGCCTGCCTTCAAGGTTCGCGATTCACGTCTATTGTTTCGAGGCAGATTTCCCCAGTTCGATCGTTCCGTTACATGGTGCGCCGGGTTCATGTACGACGGTCCCACCGGTAAGTGGTTCGTGCGACAAACCGGAGTCATGATTGCGGTTCCAGAACTGTGGGGCAACTTTTTTATTGGTCGTGCCAAAGAGGGATTTTCTCTCAACAAAGTTATGGCTGGATACGATGGCTGGACCATGGAGAGGTCCACGATGAACGATGCCACAGTCCCTCTTCTGGCCGATGGCATCAAGTGGCTCGGTTACTCACCCAAACACGGTTTCAGCTGGAATCTCGGTTACTTCAACGACATAATGTCAAAAGGCCAGTCGTTTTCCTCCTATTCGAGTCAGGAGGTTGCAAGGCTCATCTGGCTTCCGATCCACTCGGAAGAGACGCGTACCCTTTTCCACATCGGAGCGAACTTGCGTTACGGAAAGCCGGTAGATGACAAACTTCGCCTGAAGTCACGGCCAGAATCCTTTCCTGCACCTTTCTTTCTCGATACCGGGACGTTTGACGCAACAGCGTCGCGCATGGCCGGTCCTGAGGTTTATTACCGAAAAGGTTCGTGGTTGTTCGGAAGCGAGTATTGGTGGGAGAAAGTTTCCTCACAATCGAAGGGCGATCCCGTATTTCATGGAGGAGACGTGGTTGTAACCTGGTTAGCCACTGGTGAGACGCGCCCATATAACACGGTCGGCGGATATTTCCTGGATATAGATCCTAAGAGGCCTGTATTCAAGGGAGGCCCGGGAGCCTGGGAATTTGTCTTTCGACTTTCCCATACCGATCTTAATAGTGGTCCAGTGCAGGGTGGCAGGTTCGTAAGGTTTACACCGATGGCTAATTGGTATCTATCCGAACACGTGCGCCTGGAAATGGCCTACGGTTATGGACGCCTCAACCGTTTCGACCTCAAAGGCAATACTCAATTCTTCCAGACACGTATTCAATTTCAGCTCTGAAAGACTGCTGCTGATTCCGAGCGATCGTGCAATTGCTCAATAGCAAAACTCTTGTTTCACGCACTCTTTAATCGATTGGCGTCAATCGCGTGGATCGGCACACGCGCACAGATGGTGGTGCCGTGGCCCTTTTCCGAATGAATGGAAAGTTGACCCTTAACGAGCTGTAATCTTTCGCGCATGCTGATCAGGCCGAGACCACGACTAGCAATGGCATTTTGCGAGTCAAAGCCGACACCTTCGTCGACGACCGTGAGTTGGATTTCACCTTGATTTGTATTTAGTTCCACTTTAAATCTTCGAACGCCGCTGTGTTTCACCACATTCTGAAGCGATTCTTGTAGGACGCGAAATAAACAAAGCGAAATCTCTGCAGGCAGTTTGCGCGGTACACCTTTATGGCGGAAATCAATCTCCAGGTGATATTCCGCAGATAATTCTTCGCAAAAGCTACGGCTTGCTGCCACCATCCCGAGGTAATCGAGTTTGGAGGAGTGCAGGCGATGAGACAGCGCTTGAACGTTCTTTCCGAGTTGCAATACGCGCCTGTAAACTTCAGCAATCTCATTTTGGACATCGACCGTGGACTCGGAGAGGTGTTGCCTGAGTCGATCCAACCTGATGCCGATGACAGCAATCTGCTGGTTCACGTCATCGTGCAACTCTCTTGCGATCCACGTGCGCTCCCCTTCGTTGGCCGCGATCAATCTGCTTCCAACAGCAGCCAGTGCTTCTTCGGCGAGTTTTGCATCAGTGACATCGACCGCCGCCCCCAGCATCCGCTCAGGCTCACTGTTATCGAAATACAGAAATATCCCGTTTACCCTCAGGCAGCGCACCCTATTGTCTTCTCGGAGTACTCGGAATTCTGCCGTGTAGCATTTGTTCTTCTTCCGCGCCTCTGAGATGGCTTCCCACACCCGTTCTCTATCCTCCGGATGTATGCGGCGGCGATAGTCCTGGACATCTGCGGAATATGCTTCCGACGGTATGCCAAGCACGGTTGGCAAATCACCAAACCAGTGAACCACTCCGCTTTTGACATTCCACTCCCATCCAATCGACCGTCCGGCTGATGTCAAGGGAAGACGTTCGTCAATACTTGTGGATGCTTTTTCCAATCTTCATCCTCACGCGAATGGCGCGCAGCACAGTGCGATTCCCCTTACTACTCCTGATATCGCAGACATGGTGAAACAAAGCGCTTCTCGCTCAGCACCGCCGTCAGCGCCTCTGCCAGGTCGCTGCGCAATTGCGATTTGACGACATAACCTGAACCACCGACCTCCATCGCCGTCTGCACGAAATCGTGATCGCTGTGAATGGTGAGGAAGACGATTTTGGCCTCACATCCTGAGTCACGCAAGGCGACCGCTACGTCGATACCGTTCGGTTCGCCCATGGAGATATCGAGCACAATGACGTCTGGCGTGAGACGCGACCAGTTTTCGAGGACTGATCGACCATTGAGCACGGAAGCCACAATGTGGTAGTCAGATTCGAGGATCTCGGCAACCAAGCTCAGAACTTCGGGGTTGTCGTCGGCCAGAAGTATGCTCGCCTTTGACACGATCTCTCCCTTGACTGCTGACACGGAAAGCCGGCAATGGCACGAAGTGGTGCAACGCGAGCAGACAAAATTCGCGGCGGTTAGCGCTGCACAGCAGCAATAAGTGGTTTGACTTTATGCGCCGTGTCGTACCAAAGCTACTGTCAAATCTAGTGGATGTCGCAACTTAGACCGCGGTACTCGACATACAGTTCGCCAAGACAGGCTCTCCAGGCTTCATACACAACTGCCTGACATCCGCTGTTATTTCCGATAAGGCCAACCAGTATGTTGCGCATTGACTGCGATTGTTCTCTATCACTGCGGAGCGCGCAGCCCACGCTAAAACCATCTCGTTCCGAGTTGGTATCGCATGAAGTGAAGCGAATCCCTGCCTGTCAGAAACTGTACGTACTGACAGTTGTCCGTACGTTCATATCACGCGAAAGTCACAACACCGACAAGGCCATCTTGTGGTGAATACCAGCATCGCAAGTCCAGGCTAGGTCGCGAACACCGCACCGGGAACATGGTTGTCCAGAAGCAAAAGGGTCAATGGGAACTCCGCAGTATCCAGCAGAAATGGCAGAAGGAGAATGGATCTCATGAACGTTCCTTGTACGGTTATTTCGAAATCAGTTAGCTACGCAGCTTTCCTCATTTGTGTATTTGCGGCGTTGTGTGTGCAGTCAGCTCAAGGACAGTCAAGTGACACGGCCAATTCGGACGTTGTGCAACTGAAGAAACAATTGGCAGAGATGCAAGCGCAAATGGAGCAGTTGAGAGATCAGGTCAGGACACTTCAGGAAGCGCGTAAGCCTTCAGTTCGGAATGCCACATTTGCAATTCCGGCGGCGACTGAGCCGATGCCTTCGGAAGCCGCAACGGCGGACGCTGGAGTCACGACCGCGAATGTGGCTGCGGCACCAACGCCGGCCGCAGCTCCGCAAACGGCGTCCACTCCAACGCAGGCGGAACAATCCCTCGATGTCTATGGTTTCGCAATGGTGGATGCGGGTTACTCCTTCAAGTCGAATGATCCCACCTGGTTCGATGTCGTTCGACCCGGGAAGCTTCCATCCTTTCCTGGTCAGTTCGGGCAGAACGGCAACACGTATTGGAGCGTACGCCAGAGCCGATTCGGGGTCAAAGGAGTCCAGCCCACACCTTGGGGAGACTTAAAAGCGGTGTTCGAATTTGACATGTTCGGTGTCGGTAAGGATGCCGGTGTAACTACGATCCGTCCACGTCACTACTACGGCGAGTTAGGCCAGTTCCTGGCTGGTCAAACCAATAGTGCGTTCATGGATATCGACGTTTTTCCTAACACTGTGGAGTATTGGGGGCCAAACGGAATGGTGTTTCTCCGTAATCCGCAGTTGCGCTGGATGCCGATCCAGGGAGACACGCATTTGTGGATTGCCCTAGAAGCTCCTGGCCAATCCGGTGATCAAGGCCTTCTTTCAGATCGCGACCCGGTGCAGAACGTAAAAGCGCGATTCCGATTTCCAGACTTGACTGGACAATACCGGTACAGCGGAAGGTTGGGTTACCTCCAGGGATCAGCGATCTGGCGGAATGTCAAGCTGGACGATACCTTGGCAGACGCATTCAATCTCAACCAGAGCATAAATGGGTGGGGCTTTAGCCTAAGTTCCTTGGTGAAGGCAAAGAAAGATTCCCTCCACCTACAGTATACCGTCGGTAACGGAATCGAAAACTATATGAATGACGCCCCCTTCGATGTCGCTCCGATTCCCAATCCCGGAAATCCAACGCGGCCCATCAAAGGAAAACCTCTGCCCATGTGGAGCATGGTCGCATATCTCGATCACAGTTGGTCAGACAAGTTAACTACCTCGCTCGGGTTTTCGGACTTGCAGATCCAGAATACGAGTCTGCAGGCCGCGAACGCGTATCACGAGGGGCAATATTCGAGCATTAACCTGTTGTACGCGGCTTTCAAGAACGTTATGTACGGCGGCGAATTCCAGTGGGGCCGGCGTACGAACGCCAGAGATGGGTTTAACTCAGAAGACTACAGGTTACAGTTCTCGTTCAAATACACGTTCAACGCCAGAGTTCTAGGTAGCAAATGAGGGTGAAATGGTGAAAGAAGGAGTTTAGAGATGAATGTGAAGAAGATTGCGCTAGTAACACTGTTGTCGGTTCTGGCATTGATACCAACGAGTATTTTCCCTACCGACGTCGCCGCGCAACGGGCAGTGAGCCCAGTCGCTCCCAGACGTGAGTTAGTCGAATCCGTCGTCAAAGAGGCTTACGCGAAGTTCAGCACCGATACCAACGGTAAAAATGCCGACTACATTCCGTACCTCGCTCAAGTGGATTCCAAGCTATTCGGAATCGCGGTCGTAACGACCGATAACCAGTCCGTAACGATCGGCGACGTGAAGTATTCGTTCTCCATCCAGTCGATTTCCAAGGTCTTTACTCTCGCACTCGCGATGGAGGAACTAGGATCAGACAAGGTTTTTGAGAAAGTCGGTTCTGAGCCTACCGGCCGTCCGTTTAATTCACCCCTGGCCGTTGTGGATATGCAAACGCATACTGGAAACCCCCTTGTGAATGCGGGGGCGATTGCAACTACGAGCTTGATTTCTGGTAGCGATGCAACGGCCAAGTGGAACAAGATCCTCGATTTCTATAGCAGAGCAGCAGGAGAGAAGCTGCAACTGATCGACGAGGTGTACAAATCAGAAGCAGCCACGAACACCGGCAACAAGGCTCTTTCCTACCTGCTCGCAAAATATGATCGAATTTATGCCGATCCGTTCGAGTCGGTCGACATCTACACCAAGCAATGCTCCGTCGGCGTGAACGCGCTCCAACTCGCACGCATGGGAGCCATGCTCGCAAATAATGGCATTAATCCCGCCACTGGTGAACGGGTCATCAAGGCCGAAGACATTCCTCACATTCTCGCCACCATGACTATGGCTGGGCTCTACGACGGTTCCGGCGGGTGGGCCTGGCATGTGGGCCTACCCGCAAAGAGCGGAGTTGGTGGCGGCATAGTGGCTATCGCCCCTGGCAAGGGCGCCATCGCCGTCTTCGCTCCTCCGCTCGATGAGGCAGGGAACAGCGTGAAGGCGCAGAAAGTAATTGATTATGTGACGCAGAGACTTAACTACAACCTCTACTCACCCAGTTCTGTGGGGCTCAAATAAGAGGCGCATGAGCTCTTAGGTCAGTACAGTTGACGCGAGAGCTCTTTGGGCTCAACGCAGGCTTCTTGGCTGCTCCGTCGACTAGAAGCATGACATGAGGATATTCGCGTGAAACGAGCTATCTGGAGAGCAGCGTTGAGATTCCTTGTATTGTTACTGGTCGTCGAGAGCTTCTCGAGTGTCGGCATTTGCCAGGCAACAGCTCTTAACGCCGATAGTTCACCGGCTCCCGAGAAGATTGTCTCTGCAGAAGTACTAAAAGATCTGGATCGTGTGATCGAGCAAAACCGCAAACTTGAAACGCAAAACCAAGAACTGATGGAACAAATCGAGTCTTTGCGGCTACTACTTAAAAAGCAGGCGGAACCCGAGGCCGGCACACCGGAGACCCACGACGTGCTCGCCAAGAGCCCGGATATCAACGCAGGGGATGCGGCGAGCAATGGACAAGCGAGTGCCGCCGCAAGTGTAGAAACTACTCCACAAGCGCAGAAGAAATGGGGCACTTATACTCCTAACTTTGGCTTCAAGCTTGCAAATACTGAATATGGGGACCTAAACCTCAGCACTTTTGCCTACGTCCGCTATCTCAACCAGCGTCTGCTCGCCCCCACTTCTACAAATTCGTTTGGCACTGTCAGTAACATCCAGCAACGTCAAGACGTAGAGCTGAACAAGGTGCAATTCAAGTTTCTCGGTTGGCTGTTAAGCGAGAAGCTCAGGTACTTCCTTTATGCGTGGACGAACAATGCTGCAATGGGGCGTTCTTTTTACATCGCGCTCGCAGGCTATACAGGGTTCAATTTCAACAAGCACTTCTCACTGTGGGGAGGCTTAAATGGTCTTCCAGGTACACGCAGCATCGAAGGCAATTTCCCGTTCTGGCTCTCAGTAGACGCCCGTGAGAGCGCCGACGAGTTTTTCCGACCTTCATACTCGCAGGGAGTATGGGCAAAGGGAGATATCACCGACAAGCTTCGATACCACGTGATGGTGGGGAACAATCTAAGCACCCTTGGCGTAAATGCCGCTCAGTTCAACAATAAGTTCAATACTTTTTCCAGCGCTGTGGTGTGGGAGCCCACCACGGGCGAGTTTGGACCCGGCTTCGGCGATTACGAAGACCATCAGAAATTAGCCACAAGAGTCGGAATACACTTCACGCGAAGCGACGAGAACAAAGAGAGCCAGCCGGCCACGGATGCATTCGAAAACACTCAGATCCGGCTTACGGATGGAACCATCATCTTTACAGATAATATTTTCGGCCCAGGGGTAACGGTAACTGACGTTCGCTTGCGCATGAGCACAATCGACGGCGGATTTAAGTACAAAGGCAAGGCGGTGGAAGGCGAGTATTTCATGCGTTGGCTCGACGACTACAAAGGGCCAGGCACCTCGATAGTTCCTAATTTCTTCGATCACGGATTCCAGATGCAGACATCCGCGATGGTGGTGCCGAGGACGTGGCAGGTCTATCTCACCGGGTCAAAGATTTTTGGAAGTCACGGGGATCCGTGGGACACGCGCCTTGGAACGAACTTCTTCCCATTTAAGAACCGCGTGGTCCGCTGGAATAACGAAGTAATTTATATGGCCAAGTCTCCCGTAGGTTACACCGCCATTCCTTTCACACTTGGCGGTAAGGGATGGGCTTTTCACTCGAATTGGGAAATCGCTTTCTGAGCGTATTTCGCAGGCTGAGACGGACTCAAGAATTAACACTACCGAGCCTTTTTAGATAGCGCTAGCTTGGCAGAGAGGAGACCGGCCAGGAAGGCCGTGAGTCAGTAAATGAATTCGAAACACATAGTCTCCAGAAATATAATTCGCAGTCTGCTGGCATTGCTTTGCTGCGTTCTCTTGGCGCCGGGGGAGATATTTGCATATGGTTCCTACCAACCGACAACTTCGTCGCAGGCATCATCAACAACGCAACCAGCCGCCAAAATTCCACCAGACCAGTTGGACTCGCTGGTTGCGCCCATTGCTCTCTATCCGGATCCTATGCTTGCCCAGACTCTGGCAGCGTCAACGTATCCACTCGAACTCATCCAGCTCCAACAGTGGTTAACAAAGAACAAGAGCTTGAAAGATAAAGCCCTGCTGGACGCCGTCTCCAAACAGCCCTGGGACCCGGCCGTTCAGGCGATGGCCGCATTGCCTGACGTAGTAAAACGGTTGACGGATGACGTTCAGTGGACTACTGATTTGGGAAACGCCTTCCTGGCCCAGCAGAGCGAAGTGATGGACGCTGTGCAGCGGATGCGAAAGAAAGCGCAGGATACCGGCAATCTTAAGTCAAGCGAACAACAGAAGGTGGAAACAAAGGTTGTCGAGAGCAAACAAATAATCGTGGTGGAGCAGGCGCAGCCGCAAGTGGTGTATGTGCCGTCCTATAACCCAACAGTGGTGTATGGTCCGCCAGTCTACCCTTATCCCCCAATCTACTATCCACCAGCAGGGTATTACGCAGCAGGAATGGCGATCTCATTTGGTATTGGGATAGCTATGGGAGCCGCCTGGGGCGGAGGTTGGGGTTGGGGAGCCGGTTGGGGCGGGAACAACGATATTACGATTAACCGCAACAATAGCTTCAATCGAAACACGAACGTCAGTGGCGGCAATCGCACCAACATCGGTAACGGCAACCGGGGTGGCAATAGCTGGCAGCACAATCCCAGTCATCGCGGTGGCACGCCTTATGGAGACCGAGGCACGGCTAACAAATTCGGCGGGACGACGCGCGGTGATTCGTTAGCGAATCGCCAATCGAGCGCGCGACAGCAAGTAGGACGCCAGCAGGGCAATGTTTCAAATCGGGCGTCAGGAGTCAGCTCAGGGAATCGGGGCGGGGGAGCGGGAGTCAGTGACCGCAGTGCCGGCGGGAGCCGAGCAGGAGTCAGCGATCGCAGCGCCGGCGGGAGCCGCGGAGGCGGCGGAGGCGCCGACAGCATTGGTAGCCGCGATGTATCTCGAGGTAGCAGCGGCGGCGGCGGGAACCGAAGCGCATTTGGAGGAGGATCGGGAAGCTACAGCGGTTCAAGTGCCCGTTCCAGCGGCAGCCGTGGCTCTTCCAGTATGGGATCTCGTGGAGGCGGCGGTGGCGGTTCCCGCGGCGGAGGCGGAGGTCGAGGAGGAGGAAGACGTCGGTGAGGACGCAGATTGGAATCACAGTGATAGGAGCGAAGACATGAGATCCAAATCCGCGAGTGAAGTTCTATTACGGTGCGCATGGATCGTTGCCGGCATTTTGGCCGCGATCGTTGTCGTATGTTTGTTCACGGGCGTTGGCATTTCAGCGCAGTCGGCCAGTGCGGCTACTACTTCGAAAGCCCAGGGGTCGGGTATCGCGAGCTTCGCAACTCCACAGCAGGCGGCAGATGCCCTAGTGAATGCAGCCGAGAAATTCGACGTTGGTACTCTCATTGGAATTGTTGGTCCTGCGGATGCGGACCTTATTCTTACCCACGATTTTGTACAAGATCGCCAGCGAGCCAAAGAGTTCGCAGCCCTGGCGCGTGAGAAGAAAAGTGTGTCAGTAGATCGAGCAACGCAGACCCGCGCGTTCCTATTACTCGGCAAAGACGATTGGCCTTTCCCGCTGCCAATCGTGAAGAAAAACGACAAATGGTCGTTTGATGCTAAAGCAGGTCGCCACGAACTCCTTGCCCGCCGCATTGGCACAGACGAACTCGACGCGATTCAAGTGTGTCGCGGTTACGTAGAAGCACAGTACGAATATGCCCTCAAGCCACGCGAAGGGTATGACGTAAATCAGTTCGCCCAACGCATCGTCAGCACTCCGGGAAAACAGGATGGACTGGCTTGGCAAGATCCGGATGGCACCTGGCATGGTCCGGCTGGCGAAAACGTTGCGCGTGCTATCCAAGCAGGTTATTCCGACGTGAGCGAGCCCTATCATGGCTATTTCTTCAAAACTCTAAAGGGTCAGGGTCAAGCCGCGCCGCTCGGAGCGATGGACTTTGTAGTGAACGGCGCGATGATCGGCGGTTTTGCACTGGCGGCAGCTCCAGCCGAATACGGCGAGACAGGAATAATGACTCTTCTGGTCGGCTACGACGGCGTGGTTTACCAGAAAGACTTTGGTCCCTCTACCCTCGATCAATTCAAGAAGATGGAACTCTATAACCCTGATAAATCCTGGACGCCAGTACCGGAAGATTAACTGAGCGAAGACAAGGTGTGAGGACTCTGTTGAAGAGCGAACAGAATTTTCGGGAGTGTCTCATCTCTCAAGTGACTGTCGCTGTAATCGCGCTGATGTTGCTGTGCGGCAGCAACGTTAGAGCTCAATCGGCACCAGCCACGCCCACTCAGTTCGAACTGAACGATACGCATTTTCACCTCACCAATTATGTTCAGCAGGGAACTGACATTCACAAATTTCTCGAGATCATGGGCAACAAGGTTGGGCGCGTCGCATTGTTCGGCATTCCGCTGCAGCAGCAATGGTCTTACCGAGTCGACGGCGACCGCGCTCCCACTTACTACTTGAACACGGACGCTCCGCTCTACTACTACTCGTTCACAGACGCATGGATCGCGACGGCTTACAAATCCCTCACACCAGCCGAGCAGGCCCGCTTCGATCCCATGATTACGGGCTTTAATCCTACGGATATGTATGCCGTGGACCATATCCGCCGCGTGCTTCAGGCTTTTCCAGGCGTCTTCTCGGGCATCGGAGAGTTCTCGATCCACAAAGAATTCGTGTCAGCAAAAATTGCAGGAGAAGTCGCGAGTCTCCGGGATCCGGCGCTCGACAAGATTCTTGATTTTTGTGCGGAAGTCGGACTTGTCGTACTCCTGCACAACGACATGGATGTCCCATTCGCTAAGGAAGGCTCTCAGCCCGCGTACTTGGGCGAAATGAAGGCCCTTTTCAAGCGGCATCCAAAGACAACCATCATCTGGGCCCACACGGGTATGGGCAGAATAGTCCGCCCGATAAAGAATCATGCCGCGAACATTGCAGAGATCCTGGCCGATCCCGAGTTCAATCACGTTTACTTTGACATCTCGTGGGATGAGGTCGCCAAGTATATCGTCTCAAGCCCGGAAGCGACCAGGACAGCTGTAGACCTGATTAACCGATATCCCGACCGGTTCCTTTTTGGAACAGATGAAGTTGCGCCGCAGGATCAACAAAAGTATCTGAGGGTTTATTACCAGTACGGTCCGTTGTGGCAGTTGTTGAACAAGGAGGCAAGCACGAAGGTTCGTAAAGAGAACTATGAGCGGATTTTCGACGCCGCACGGCTGAAGGTTAGGTCGTGGGAACGGGCACAAGCCTCTCACTGAGGCGCACGTTGCGATGTAAGCGGCCGTCAAGTCCCGCCGGCTCTCGTGCGTCTCCATTGGTAGTGAACAACTGCATTTTTTGCCAGTTTTACCATCAATCAGGGGCAGCTACTGTGACCATAGTTTGTGGCAGTCTGCGAGCGTGGGAGTAGGGGATGGGGCGACGGCGAATACTGATCCTGGATGACGACGCGCTGACGGTCGAACGGATCCAAAAGATCCTGGAACCGCACTTTGAAGTGGTGGCCAGGGCGGGGGACGGCGATACTCTGTTTGGCATCGCTCCCAGTCTGAGACCAGACGTAATCCTCGTAGACATCAGAATGGCTGCTCGAGCCGGGTTCCACACGGGGCAAGAGTTAAAGAGCCGTTTACCCAGCACTAAGTTCATCCTGCTTGCAACTAAGGAAGATACCGACATTGCCAGCGATGCCATGCGGCACTGGGCTTCTGGTTATGTCTTTAAGAAATCGGGAGCTTCCGAGTTGATCAAGGCAATCAGGGAAGTGCTAAAAGGGAATTGGTACGTCACACCCAAGCTGGCTCAGCAATTACTCGATCACTTCGTTCGGGATCCAGGCCCCGAACACACCGCTAAACTTACTCCGCGGCAGCGCGAGGTTCTTCAGCTCCTGGCCACAGGAAAGAACATGAAGGAAGCAGCAGACATCTTGCACATCACGCGGAGAACCATCGCCTTCCATAAGTATCGAATCATGGACGAGTTTGGTTTGAGGACCAACTCTGATTTAATGGTCTTCGCGATCCGCGCGCACGTCATAAGCGCCTAGTGATTACAACGGGCGACTAGTTCATCTAATGCCGTCCAAACGGCGACGCAACTTTGGCAGGCGTCCTTCTCCCCTGCTGAGGCGGGCCTTGATCTCCTGGAATTCGCTCGTGTCGATGATGTACTCACCACGGTCTGGAAGGTACGTAGCAATCTCATGCTGCGCAAGCTTGATTCGATCAACTGTCATTGGGTGAGTCGCGAATGCCTTATTCATCAACGAGCGCTTTTGGGTTTCTCCTGCGCCCATCGTCTCGAAAAACGCGATGAACTCCTGCGGATCGTATCCCGCCGTGTATTGATATTCCAAACCGAGCAGATCAGCCTCGCGTTCGGCATCGCGGCTGAATTTCATGTAGGTCATCGGACGGGCAAGACCTGCCAGTCCCCGAACAGCGAGTCCCACGGGACCGCCGACGAGAATGAGCGACATCGAAGCCGCATCGAAGATCTGCGCGCGAGTAGCATTCTTGGTGCCGTGTCGAGCCGCAACATGGCCAACTTCGTGCGCCATGGCTGCAACCAATTCGGCTTCATTGTCAGCCGCGAGAATCAGTCCTCGATTTATATAGAGAAATCCCCCTGGCAAAGCAAATGCATTTAGATCGTCGTCGTCGAGGACTTTGATCACGAATGGAATTTTGCAATCAGAATTCTGAACTACGTTCAGACCGAGGCGATTCAGGTATTCATTCACGACCGGGTCAGCAATTAATCGCGACGAGCTTTCTATGGCATTTGCTAATTCTTCTCCAAGTTGACGTTCCTGCTCCGCGGAGTAGAAGTCGAGTCCACGACCGATACCCCGATCTCCGATTCTCGAAATGTCGTACTTTGCCTTTGACTTGGAGGTTTGGGATATGTCTTTATTCCGGGCATTCGTCGCACTGGGTAGGTGGTTAAGCCCAGAATTAACTGGAGTCTCGGGCGCCGTGGTCACTGGTTCTGGGCTGATCGACTGTGCTGTTGATTCTCGTGGAACAAGACCCAAAAGAAGAACGATCAACAGAATGATTCCTTGAATGATTTCTCCGAAACGTGAAATCAGTCTTATTTGCGCCTGCATATCATCTTCGCTTCAGCACCAAGATCGTAGAGGTGAGAACGGCTTGTGAAAACTGTCAGCTTCGACAGAGATGAGAAGAAAGCGCGTGAAGAGAGAACTCGGAGGCTGAGC
This genomic window from Terriglobales bacterium contains:
- a CDS encoding porin — encoded protein: MKALRLVAGFIVLTAASRLLLAQEAVATPLALNPEEGYAQNQSASADVPTKAQDGTGQASTRSNEAQDPHEASPDSTLENTVDAAESDDGPRRQLVHFNEYHGPYFTIRVGGGFLYEADAYSQDSESKQQFSMSPAFKVRDSRLLFRGRFPQFDRSVTWCAGFMYDGPTGKWFVRQTGVMIAVPELWGNFFIGRAKEGFSLNKVMAGYDGWTMERSTMNDATVPLLADGIKWLGYSPKHGFSWNLGYFNDIMSKGQSFSSYSSQEVARLIWLPIHSEETRTLFHIGANLRYGKPVDDKLRLKSRPESFPAPFFLDTGTFDATASRMAGPEVYYRKGSWLFGSEYWWEKVSSQSKGDPVFHGGDVVVTWLATGETRPYNTVGGYFLDIDPKRPVFKGGPGAWEFVFRLSHTDLNSGPVQGGRFVRFTPMANWYLSEHVRLEMAYGYGRLNRFDLKGNTQFFQTRIQFQL
- a CDS encoding sensor histidine kinase, which gives rise to MIAANEGERTWIARELHDDVNQQIAVIGIRLDRLRQHLSESTVDVQNEIAEVYRRVLQLGKNVQALSHRLHSSKLDYLGMVAASRSFCEELSAEYHLEIDFRHKGVPRKLPAEISLCLFRVLQESLQNVVKHSGVRRFKVELNTNQGEIQLTVVDEGVGFDSQNAIASRGLGLISMRERLQLVKGQLSIHSEKGHGTTICARVPIHAIDANRLKSA
- a CDS encoding response regulator transcription factor, with amino-acid sequence MSKASILLADDNPEVLSLVAEILESDYHIVASVLNGRSVLENWSRLTPDVIVLDISMGEPNGIDVAVALRDSGCEAKIVFLTIHSDHDFVQTAMEVGGSGYVVKSQLRSDLAEALTAVLSEKRFVSPCLRYQE
- a CDS encoding DcaP family trimeric outer membrane transporter; translation: MQSAQGQSSDTANSDVVQLKKQLAEMQAQMEQLRDQVRTLQEARKPSVRNATFAIPAATEPMPSEAATADAGVTTANVAAAPTPAAAPQTASTPTQAEQSLDVYGFAMVDAGYSFKSNDPTWFDVVRPGKLPSFPGQFGQNGNTYWSVRQSRFGVKGVQPTPWGDLKAVFEFDMFGVGKDAGVTTIRPRHYYGELGQFLAGQTNSAFMDIDVFPNTVEYWGPNGMVFLRNPQLRWMPIQGDTHLWIALEAPGQSGDQGLLSDRDPVQNVKARFRFPDLTGQYRYSGRLGYLQGSAIWRNVKLDDTLADAFNLNQSINGWGFSLSSLVKAKKDSLHLQYTVGNGIENYMNDAPFDVAPIPNPGNPTRPIKGKPLPMWSMVAYLDHSWSDKLTTSLGFSDLQIQNTSLQAANAYHEGQYSSINLLYAAFKNVMYGGEFQWGRRTNARDGFNSEDYRLQFSFKYTFNARVLGSK
- the glsA gene encoding glutaminase A, with the translated sequence MNVKKIALVTLLSVLALIPTSIFPTDVAAQRAVSPVAPRRELVESVVKEAYAKFSTDTNGKNADYIPYLAQVDSKLFGIAVVTTDNQSVTIGDVKYSFSIQSISKVFTLALAMEELGSDKVFEKVGSEPTGRPFNSPLAVVDMQTHTGNPLVNAGAIATTSLISGSDATAKWNKILDFYSRAAGEKLQLIDEVYKSEAATNTGNKALSYLLAKYDRIYADPFESVDIYTKQCSVGVNALQLARMGAMLANNGINPATGERVIKAEDIPHILATMTMAGLYDGSGGWAWHVGLPAKSGVGGGIVAIAPGKGAIAVFAPPLDEAGNSVKAQKVIDYVTQRLNYNLYSPSSVGLK
- a CDS encoding DUF3300 domain-containing protein — its product is MNSKHIVSRNIIRSLLALLCCVLLAPGEIFAYGSYQPTTSSQASSTTQPAAKIPPDQLDSLVAPIALYPDPMLAQTLAASTYPLELIQLQQWLTKNKSLKDKALLDAVSKQPWDPAVQAMAALPDVVKRLTDDVQWTTDLGNAFLAQQSEVMDAVQRMRKKAQDTGNLKSSEQQKVETKVVESKQIIVVEQAQPQVVYVPSYNPTVVYGPPVYPYPPIYYPPAGYYAAGMAISFGIGIAMGAAWGGGWGWGAGWGGNNDITINRNNSFNRNTNVSGGNRTNIGNGNRGGNSWQHNPSHRGGTPYGDRGTANKFGGTTRGDSLANRQSSARQQVGRQQGNVSNRASGVSSGNRGGGAGVSDRSAGGSRAGVSDRSAGGSRGGGGGADSIGSRDVSRGSSGGGGNRSAFGGGSGSYSGSSARSSGSRGSSSMGSRGGGGGGSRGGGGGRGGGRRR